The Falco naumanni isolate bFalNau1 chromosome 1, bFalNau1.pat, whole genome shotgun sequence genome window below encodes:
- the CCDC40 gene encoding coiled-coil domain-containing protein 40 isoform X2: MEEAPGAAAEGSEVEFVSTEWDVIRVPPHLAMEEKSPETFSDKAEFDRCPPELGDMEQPIADRGNPSLPSGAPLQASAVSVELSSCTESESAFEQLRQFTSENGDERKKKECQQHGAEEDEISRSEETVEKTELVVLDPEHPLMRRFQATLKNYLTKQIEEVSLELQELRTAVKKSKVQREELGVILYGEQQQLAHLQMELEKSRDRCSQMATARLQLEEELEGLRLTYKKMCQNRDDECKKVSAMQTQVENLALRLFYMQNMDQDMRHNILLMKRSTKKAEAEKVQAEVEKKKQDLLLDHLTRKACELQEQIVLFEAQFVAQAEDTKVIRQVVNEAHMEAQAINMEKKRLMNQWNSSLAGMKQRDEAYVATQELLSKYKHDLELLETDIHACRKLIRKEEEKNELLVTILNRSQSNANTTKKLIAQCLSRQEALKVECSTYSRILHETEQALNRTKMDQATHLDELLSISKDIEKATDVKEQMENEILAKLRDQMMSSKATKYFSQLTAKLHKRKTDLEVRFSKVENDMAQVILDATHTNCRLTILQKTLCELDEEVKNICDLISCRESEIAKCSLLSENKQGIISQYNKRLEMILSQQGGQEFGPLEILIHKLTKQIEEYDSEVMTLQKSWLNQQKELVKLTHEREEQIASLDMLKKQITIMQQKKVRTENEIQQETKEQKEIERHMKNMSNDLIKLNVLINKKNSSCEELQYGNIIAENEFVRSLKAAEKELVEMQDRHSQLTEEKERLLNSLLEAEHQIKLWEKKIQLTREMRAVVDSETGQGEMPAMRREIHRMQVRYGQLMKQQEKMIRDMEASVSRREAIVIRGEGQNKTDKKRIVKSDFHRKKQELKKKISETQKNAQGCSETIRELESTQASLSAAFSEKQQELCRLQAECHGLDSDAECLRNKKRWNLLELVALQTRQKHLQALKEGKYVPLCRTEQALRDKQRQLQARLQTIRAIVHQVQQEHPQHHGALQWLAHCLESRLGPQEA; encoded by the exons atGGAGGAGGCCCCCGGTGCCGCGGCAGAGGGATCCGAGGTGGAATTCGTCTCCACTGAGTGGGATGTAATCAGAGTTCCGCCGCATCTTGCTATGGAG GAAAAATCTCCTGAGACTTTCTCAGACAAAGCAGAGTTTGACAGATGTCCTCCTGAACTGGGTGACATGGAGCAGCCGATAGCAGACAGAGGAAacccttcccttccttcaggAGCTCCTCTGCAGGCATCTGCCGTGTCAGTGGAGTTGAGCAGCTGCACAGAGTCAG AGTCTGCCTTTGAGCAACTCCGTCAGTTTACTAGTGAGAATGGTGacgaaagaaagaaaaaggagtgcCAGCAGCATGGAGCTGAGGAAGACGAAATAAGCAGAAGTGAGGAAACCGTAGAAAAAACAGAACTGGTTGTCTTGGATCCAGAACAT CCTCTGATGAGAAGATTCCAGGCTACTCTGAAGAATTACCTTACTAAGCAGATAGAAGAAGTGAGCCTAGAGCTTCAGGAACTG AGGACAGCAGTGAAGAAGAGCAAAGTACAGAGGGAAGAGCTTGGGGTGATTCTTTatggagaacagcagcagctggcccaTCTGCAGATGGAACTGGAGAAGAGCCGTGACCGCTGTTCTCAGATGGCCACAGCACgtctgcagctggaagaggaaCTGGAAGGCCTCAGGCTTACTTATAAGAAAATGTGTCAGAACAGAGATGATGAATGCAAGAAAG tCTCTGCAATGCAGACCCAGGTTGAAAACCTCGCCTTGCGTCTCTTCTACATGCAGAATATGGACCAGGATATGCGTCATAATATTTTACTAATGAAACGGTCAACAAAGAAGGCTGAGGCAGAGAAGGTCCAGGCTGaggtggagaagaaaaaacag GATCTTCTATTGGACCACTTAACAAGAAAAGCCTGTGAACTACAAGAACAGATTGTTCTGTTTGAAGCTCAGTTTGTGGCCCAGGCAGAGGACACAAAAGTAATTCGGCAAGTGGTAAATGAG GCTCATATGGAAGCACAGGCTATTAACATGGAGAAAAAGCGACTGATGAACCAGTGGAATAGTAGCTTGGCTGGAATGAAGCAAAGAGATGAAGCCTATGTTGCCACACAGGAGTTGCTGAG TAAGTACAAACATGACCTCGAGCTGCTAGAAACAGACATCCATGCCTGCAGAAAGTTAAtcagaaaagaggaggagaagaatgAGTTGCTTGTCACCATCCTGAACCGTTCACAGAGCAATGCCAACACAACAAAGAAACTGATTGCCCAGTGCCTTTCAAGGCAGGAGGCCTTGAAGGTTGAATGTAGCACCTATAGTCGCATTCTCCATGAGACAGAGCAGGCCCTCAATAGGACCAAGATG GATCAAGCTACTCATCTGGATGAATTGTTATCCATCAGTAAAGATATAGAGAAAGCAACTGATGTCAAAGAACAGATGGAGAATGAAATCTTGGCAAAGCTTCGGGACCAGATGATGTCCAGCAAAGCTACAAAGTACTTCTCACAGCTGACTGCAAAACTtcacaagagaaaaacagatctG GAGGTGCGTTTTTCCAAAGTTGAGAATGATATGGCCCAGGTTATTCTGGATGCAACTCATACCAACTGCAGGCTGACAATTCTCCAAAAAACACTCTGTGAGCTGGATGAGGAagtaaaaaatatctgtgatttGATCAGCTGCAGGGAAAGTGAGATTGCAAAGTGCAGTCTCCTGTCTGAGAACAAGCAAGGGATCATCAGCCAGTACAACAAAAGGTTGGAGATGATTCTTTCTCAGCAAGGG GGGCAAGAATTTGGACCATTGGAAATCTTGATCCATAAGCTGACCAAGCAGATAGAAGAATATGATTCTGAGGTGATGACATTACAGAAGTCCTGGCTCAATCAGCAGAAAGAGCTGGTCAAGTTAACACATGAACGGGAGGAACAAATAGCCTCATTGGACATGTTAAAGAAACAGATCACAATAATGCAGCAGAAGAAGGTGCGCACTGAAA ATGAAATTCAGCAGGAAactaaagaacagaaagagattGAACGTCACATGAAGAACATGTCAAATGACTTGATAAAGTTGAATGTGTTGATcaacaagaaaaacagcagctgtgaggaGCTGCAGTATGGCAACATTATTGCAGAGAATGAGTTTGTACGCTCTCTCAAG gcagcagaaaaagaattagTTGAGATGCAGGACAGGCACAGTCAACTGactgaggagaaggaaagactCCTGAACAGCCTGTTGGAAGCAGA GCATCAAATCAAGCTATGGGAGAAAAAGATCCAGCTGACAAGAGAGATGCGTGCAGTGGTGGATTCTGAGACAGGGCAAGGCGAAATGCCAGCCATGAGAAGAGAGATTCACAGGATGCAA GTTCGCTATGGCCAGCTGatgaagcagcaggagaagatGATTCGTGATATGGAGGCATCTGTTTCTCGTAGAGAGGCGATAGTGATTCGTGGAGAGGGTCAGAACAAAACAGATAAGAAACGTATCGTGAAGAGCGACTTCCACCGCAAGAAACAGGAGCTGAAAAAGAAGATCAGTGAAACTCAGAAG AATGCTCAAGGCTGCAGTGAAACCATCCGGGAGCTGGAGAGCACCCAAGCGTCCCTTAGTGCCGCCttctcagaaaagcagcaagaactgTGCAGGCTGCAGGCGGAGTGCCATGGCCTTGATTCAGATGCAGAATGTCTTCGGAACAAGAAACGATGG AACCTTTTGGAGCTTGTGGCCTTACAGACGCGCCAGAAGCATCTGCAGGCGCTGAAGGAAGGGAAGTACGTGCCCCTGTGCCGCACTGAGCAAGCCCTGCGAGACAAGCAGCGGCAGCTGCAGGCCCGGCTCCAGACGATCCGTGCCATCGTCCACCAGGTCCAGCAGGAACATCCTCAGCACCACGGGGCGCTCCAGTGGCTCGCTCACTGCTTGGAATCCCGGCTGGGCCCCCAGGAAGCCTGA
- the CCDC40 gene encoding coiled-coil domain-containing protein 40 isoform X1 codes for MEEAPGAAAEGSEVEFVSTEWDVIRVPPHLAMEAIEAENGNNNKEEESVPLEDQAEREICGATELFVGSAEEKSPETFSDKAEFDRCPPELGDMEQPIADRGNPSLPSGAPLQASAVSVELSSCTESESAFEQLRQFTSENGDERKKKECQQHGAEEDEISRSEETVEKTELVVLDPEHPLMRRFQATLKNYLTKQIEEVSLELQELRTAVKKSKVQREELGVILYGEQQQLAHLQMELEKSRDRCSQMATARLQLEEELEGLRLTYKKMCQNRDDECKKVSAMQTQVENLALRLFYMQNMDQDMRHNILLMKRSTKKAEAEKVQAEVEKKKQDLLLDHLTRKACELQEQIVLFEAQFVAQAEDTKVIRQVVNEAHMEAQAINMEKKRLMNQWNSSLAGMKQRDEAYVATQELLSKYKHDLELLETDIHACRKLIRKEEEKNELLVTILNRSQSNANTTKKLIAQCLSRQEALKVECSTYSRILHETEQALNRTKMDQATHLDELLSISKDIEKATDVKEQMENEILAKLRDQMMSSKATKYFSQLTAKLHKRKTDLEVRFSKVENDMAQVILDATHTNCRLTILQKTLCELDEEVKNICDLISCRESEIAKCSLLSENKQGIISQYNKRLEMILSQQGGQEFGPLEILIHKLTKQIEEYDSEVMTLQKSWLNQQKELVKLTHEREEQIASLDMLKKQITIMQQKKVRTENEIQQETKEQKEIERHMKNMSNDLIKLNVLINKKNSSCEELQYGNIIAENEFVRSLKAAEKELVEMQDRHSQLTEEKERLLNSLLEAEHQIKLWEKKIQLTREMRAVVDSETGQGEMPAMRREIHRMQVRYGQLMKQQEKMIRDMEASVSRREAIVIRGEGQNKTDKKRIVKSDFHRKKQELKKKISETQKNAQGCSETIRELESTQASLSAAFSEKQQELCRLQAECHGLDSDAECLRNKKRWNLLELVALQTRQKHLQALKEGKYVPLCRTEQALRDKQRQLQARLQTIRAIVHQVQQEHPQHHGALQWLAHCLESRLGPQEA; via the exons atGGAGGAGGCCCCCGGTGCCGCGGCAGAGGGATCCGAGGTGGAATTCGTCTCCACTGAGTGGGATGTAATCAGAGTTCCGCCGCATCTTGCTATGGAG GCAATAGAAGCAGAGAATgggaacaacaacaaagagGAAGAGTCCGTTCCTCTGGAAGACCAAGCAGAAAGAGAGATCTGTGGAGCTACAGAGCTGTTTGTTGGCTCTGCAGAA GAAAAATCTCCTGAGACTTTCTCAGACAAAGCAGAGTTTGACAGATGTCCTCCTGAACTGGGTGACATGGAGCAGCCGATAGCAGACAGAGGAAacccttcccttccttcaggAGCTCCTCTGCAGGCATCTGCCGTGTCAGTGGAGTTGAGCAGCTGCACAGAGTCAG AGTCTGCCTTTGAGCAACTCCGTCAGTTTACTAGTGAGAATGGTGacgaaagaaagaaaaaggagtgcCAGCAGCATGGAGCTGAGGAAGACGAAATAAGCAGAAGTGAGGAAACCGTAGAAAAAACAGAACTGGTTGTCTTGGATCCAGAACAT CCTCTGATGAGAAGATTCCAGGCTACTCTGAAGAATTACCTTACTAAGCAGATAGAAGAAGTGAGCCTAGAGCTTCAGGAACTG AGGACAGCAGTGAAGAAGAGCAAAGTACAGAGGGAAGAGCTTGGGGTGATTCTTTatggagaacagcagcagctggcccaTCTGCAGATGGAACTGGAGAAGAGCCGTGACCGCTGTTCTCAGATGGCCACAGCACgtctgcagctggaagaggaaCTGGAAGGCCTCAGGCTTACTTATAAGAAAATGTGTCAGAACAGAGATGATGAATGCAAGAAAG tCTCTGCAATGCAGACCCAGGTTGAAAACCTCGCCTTGCGTCTCTTCTACATGCAGAATATGGACCAGGATATGCGTCATAATATTTTACTAATGAAACGGTCAACAAAGAAGGCTGAGGCAGAGAAGGTCCAGGCTGaggtggagaagaaaaaacag GATCTTCTATTGGACCACTTAACAAGAAAAGCCTGTGAACTACAAGAACAGATTGTTCTGTTTGAAGCTCAGTTTGTGGCCCAGGCAGAGGACACAAAAGTAATTCGGCAAGTGGTAAATGAG GCTCATATGGAAGCACAGGCTATTAACATGGAGAAAAAGCGACTGATGAACCAGTGGAATAGTAGCTTGGCTGGAATGAAGCAAAGAGATGAAGCCTATGTTGCCACACAGGAGTTGCTGAG TAAGTACAAACATGACCTCGAGCTGCTAGAAACAGACATCCATGCCTGCAGAAAGTTAAtcagaaaagaggaggagaagaatgAGTTGCTTGTCACCATCCTGAACCGTTCACAGAGCAATGCCAACACAACAAAGAAACTGATTGCCCAGTGCCTTTCAAGGCAGGAGGCCTTGAAGGTTGAATGTAGCACCTATAGTCGCATTCTCCATGAGACAGAGCAGGCCCTCAATAGGACCAAGATG GATCAAGCTACTCATCTGGATGAATTGTTATCCATCAGTAAAGATATAGAGAAAGCAACTGATGTCAAAGAACAGATGGAGAATGAAATCTTGGCAAAGCTTCGGGACCAGATGATGTCCAGCAAAGCTACAAAGTACTTCTCACAGCTGACTGCAAAACTtcacaagagaaaaacagatctG GAGGTGCGTTTTTCCAAAGTTGAGAATGATATGGCCCAGGTTATTCTGGATGCAACTCATACCAACTGCAGGCTGACAATTCTCCAAAAAACACTCTGTGAGCTGGATGAGGAagtaaaaaatatctgtgatttGATCAGCTGCAGGGAAAGTGAGATTGCAAAGTGCAGTCTCCTGTCTGAGAACAAGCAAGGGATCATCAGCCAGTACAACAAAAGGTTGGAGATGATTCTTTCTCAGCAAGGG GGGCAAGAATTTGGACCATTGGAAATCTTGATCCATAAGCTGACCAAGCAGATAGAAGAATATGATTCTGAGGTGATGACATTACAGAAGTCCTGGCTCAATCAGCAGAAAGAGCTGGTCAAGTTAACACATGAACGGGAGGAACAAATAGCCTCATTGGACATGTTAAAGAAACAGATCACAATAATGCAGCAGAAGAAGGTGCGCACTGAAA ATGAAATTCAGCAGGAAactaaagaacagaaagagattGAACGTCACATGAAGAACATGTCAAATGACTTGATAAAGTTGAATGTGTTGATcaacaagaaaaacagcagctgtgaggaGCTGCAGTATGGCAACATTATTGCAGAGAATGAGTTTGTACGCTCTCTCAAG gcagcagaaaaagaattagTTGAGATGCAGGACAGGCACAGTCAACTGactgaggagaaggaaagactCCTGAACAGCCTGTTGGAAGCAGA GCATCAAATCAAGCTATGGGAGAAAAAGATCCAGCTGACAAGAGAGATGCGTGCAGTGGTGGATTCTGAGACAGGGCAAGGCGAAATGCCAGCCATGAGAAGAGAGATTCACAGGATGCAA GTTCGCTATGGCCAGCTGatgaagcagcaggagaagatGATTCGTGATATGGAGGCATCTGTTTCTCGTAGAGAGGCGATAGTGATTCGTGGAGAGGGTCAGAACAAAACAGATAAGAAACGTATCGTGAAGAGCGACTTCCACCGCAAGAAACAGGAGCTGAAAAAGAAGATCAGTGAAACTCAGAAG AATGCTCAAGGCTGCAGTGAAACCATCCGGGAGCTGGAGAGCACCCAAGCGTCCCTTAGTGCCGCCttctcagaaaagcagcaagaactgTGCAGGCTGCAGGCGGAGTGCCATGGCCTTGATTCAGATGCAGAATGTCTTCGGAACAAGAAACGATGG AACCTTTTGGAGCTTGTGGCCTTACAGACGCGCCAGAAGCATCTGCAGGCGCTGAAGGAAGGGAAGTACGTGCCCCTGTGCCGCACTGAGCAAGCCCTGCGAGACAAGCAGCGGCAGCTGCAGGCCCGGCTCCAGACGATCCGTGCCATCGTCCACCAGGTCCAGCAGGAACATCCTCAGCACCACGGGGCGCTCCAGTGGCTCGCTCACTGCTTGGAATCCCGGCTGGGCCCCCAGGAAGCCTGA